AATCAGCCAAACAGGGACGTCTCCCGCAACCGATCGCAACCACCATTAGCAacatttgttcttctttttgtgaGTACCCTTTTTCAGCTGTACCGTATCGTTGTTCGTTTCCGATTGCTGCTGTTTCTGCGTTTGCTTCTTGTGCCTCAGTACCTGTTCGGTGATCGCGAGAAACATTTCCTCCACGTTGATATTATCTTTGGCGGATGTTTCGAACAATTTGATCTCCATCTGGTTGGCGAAACGTTCCGCATCTTCCGTGGTAACTACCTTGCGCGTTGGATCGTCATTTTTGTTGCCAACTAAAAGTGTAGAATTGAAACGGGGAATTGTAGTTGCGGTGGGTAACAACCGGGAGGCAGTCTTTCTTGCTTACCTAGTACTTTATTGACTATGTCACAGTTAGATTCGATCTCCTGCAACCAACGTTTCACGTTTCCGAAAGATTCGCCATTGGTCACGTCGTACACCACGATGACGCCGTGCGTACCCCGGTAATAGCTGCAAGGCGGGAGCGTAAGATAAGGGCAGAAAAGAGGTCCAACATCATGTTAACACGCTCCATTTAGCACGTTCTTTATGACGCAATTTTGCGATGCGTTCTTTGCTTACGTATTGGTGATCGTCCTAAACCGCTCCTGTCCGGCCGTGTCCCAGATTTGCAGCTTCACCCGTTCGCCGTTAATCACAACTGTGCGTATCTTGAAATCCACCCCAATGGTCGTGATATAGCTTCCGGAGAATGTATTGTCGGAGAAGCGTATCAGCAGCGAGGATTTGCCGACGCCTGAAGTGAATGAGATGCGGATTAAATATTCTGCGGCAAATCTCGACGTCCAACATGCTAAAGAGCTTAACTTGTTTtaacagaaacagaaagaaaagctgcaaaaaaggtcccttttaaaaaataataccacAATACTTTTTGGGGCGAACATAACGTTTTATCAGTTCGCTGTTTATCAGCTAAGATGCGTTGCATGGACCGCAAGATTTggcaagatttttttgttcaagtCCGTAAGAAGTAACCAAACAGAAGCATATTAGTGGCAACAGACGGGCagcatataaataaataatacaccCCACAATTGCTGATAAGCATGGGCCCTAACTGTAACGGCACGGTTCACATAAATACACCCGCAAACGCACCGACACATAGGCATAATTCCTGACTCAGTTAGTCACCGCCCTTGTCCCTAGATCCCAAGTCCCCACTAGAACTCGGGGATATGTATCTCCGATTGAAGAACTATTCGAACCGAGCATACTACACAACGGTTCACGCACGTTCCGATGTGTAAAGAAAACATGAGACAGCGTTCTTTGTTTATGATGATCGAAAAAGACAATGAAACCTCTTTCGCTGAGAAGAAGACTAATTCTGCCCGttggggtggttgttggtagTAAGCGGCAATATCATCTGACAACATTCGCCTACCGTttccctaccccgtccctttcctaGCATGTTGTTAGCACAAAAAAATAGGCCCACCAAGGTTCACTTACCACTGTCGCCAATAATAAGCAATTTAAACAAATGATCATACTCCCGTGCCATTATCGGATCACTTCCTTAACTGCACCGCGCACAACTTccgcacaaacgcacacaaccTGCTCGCCTTCGCCCTCACTCCAAATGCTAGGAACTAGGCGCTCGGTTCCTTCCTTTGCTCTGTGCACCTCCGTTCACAGCAGCTAGCGCTAATCGGTGTTTTCtatcgatcagcagcaacccaACACAGCGCAAAACATATCATCCGGAATGCGTGATGCTGCTGGGCCACGGATAGCACACGCACAGATACACCAGAATTGCCGCgtaacgaaaaggaaaacacaagaaaaacggATTTTACGAGCagggaacacaaaaaaacggcaaGACACCAATCACATCATAAGACAATTTTGTCACAATTATGATTCctttaccacacacacacacacgcacgcacatacgTTCCAGTGGAGCGCTCTACGCGTTCTGTCAAGAGCGGCTCTGACAATCAAGGTTGGTAGAGTGTTTGAACCGAAGATGTGCTTTGTTGATacgatttgaaaacaaaaaatctttttatttctctccttgtatttttttattcgccaGTAGAAGAAATTGTATTGCTTTGAGAAATCATGAAATGAGTACAGAAAATGAGTAGAGTgaagaaaatacaatttaGCAACAATTAATACTGCAAAACATTTTCGATGATATTCAACCACCAGGCACCGGGTGTTGTTTGCATCCAAGGTAAACATATGCAAGGGCAAAGCTGTCAATACCTTCAACAAACAAAGTGGTGCTTGCTTCGTGCGGGAAGTGGCTTTTAATCTGGGCATCCTTTCCAATTTATAAGTCCAACAATGAACGCCAAAATAGGCAAGCAGCGTGCCCAACCGGACGATATGATGGCCACTGGTGGTTTGATGCCGGTAAGTAGAAAGCCGTCCCACTTGTTCACGATCTAAATTCGCACGGAACATCATAAAGCTGTGTGCAGGGGAATGTAATGTGGTTGTTTCTGTGCTTGCAGCTTATTCAGGCGCTCATTAAGCCACCGGAAACAATTGATTCGTTGGGTCGCAGCAGTCAGCAAAAGCGCACCAATCATCCGTACTACAGGAAACCGGGCCGGGGACACAACAACGATACGTGCGATGCGTGCAAAGAAGGTGGTGCATTGCTTTGCTGTGATCGATGTCCATCCTCGTTCCATCTCGGTTGTCACGATCCACCGTTAGCGGAGGAGGAAATACCGTATGGGCAGTGGGTCTGCCATACGTGCAAATGTAAATCCGCGCTTGAAGAATCGCTTGGCACGAGCGGGAAGTTACGATTGCGCGACCGTAGCCTGTCGCACAAAAGCTACAACTCGAGCTGTTCCGGTGGTAAGCATTCGCACGAAAGTGACAATAATGACTCACTGGCAGGTTACAGCGAACCAACAACACCGCTGTCGGAGGCTGTTGCCCTCGATTCGACAGGCTTGCTGGTTGGCGAGCTAGAGCAGTCGGTTGAACCGAGCGTGGAAAAGCAATGGGACGAGGGTAAAACCATTACTCCCTTCGACCAGCTAATACAAGCGGCTCGCATACTAAATCCTAAACAGTTTGAGCTTCCATCGGACATGGAAACGTACTTCCCATTTCCGGGCACGGAAAAACCGGAAGGGTTGGGTAAACGGGCGAAATTGAAAAAGATGCACGAATTGGACAGCCAAGGATTGGTGCCACTGCCTGCGAGAACGTGTCACAATTGTGGACAGTCTTGCCGGAAAGCGCCACTGGTCGCATGCGATTACTGTGAGCTGGTGTTCCATCAGGACTGTCTCGATCCGCCACTCACAGCAATGCCCACCACCATGTGGATGTGTCCCAATCATGTGGAACAGTATGTAGTAAGTATTGCTTTTTTCATTATAATCGTGACAAAAGCTAATTTAGTTGGacttttcacctttttctgTACAGGACTCTAAAATGGTCAGCTCCGTATCGGCAACGGAGCGTATTCGTCTGTGGAACCAGTTGAACAATGATATCGATCACGAAACGGTGAAAACGGAATTCATTCGTAAAGTGCACCGGAAAAATCCTCCCTTTCGATTGAAGCTAAAGGTTCGGCCGCGGACCAAAATTATGGTCCCACCGTCGATCGCGTATCACTACCAGCATCGTCCACCGATGCTTCCTTCGCTTAGCACGTTTCTGCGATCACGCCAGGTGAATCCTTCCGTGCACTTCACGGATGCACAGCAGGTTCGGTAC
This genomic window from Anopheles maculipalpis chromosome 2RL, idAnoMacuDA_375_x, whole genome shotgun sequence contains:
- the LOC126559103 gene encoding ras-related protein Rab-35, translating into MAREYDHLFKLLIIGDSGVGKSSLLIRFSDNTFSGSYITTIGVDFKIRTVVINGERVKLQIWDTAGQERFRTITNTYYRGTHGVIVVYDVTNGESFGNVKRWLQEIESNCDIVNKVLVGNKNDDPTRKVVTTEDAERFANQMEIKLFETSAKDNINVEEMFLAITEQVLRHKKQTQKQQQSETNNDTVQLKKGTHKKKNKCC